In a genomic window of Trachemys scripta elegans isolate TJP31775 chromosome 12, CAS_Tse_1.0, whole genome shotgun sequence:
- the MANBAL gene encoding protein MANBAL: protein MAAELDFSPPEVPEPTFLENVLRYGLFFGAIFQLICVLAIILPISKSHKTDSDNFEFKSSEVVKKPKVAAPQLSKKPKKETKKKR from the exons ATGGCTGCCGAGCTGGATTTCTCTCCCCCTGAAGTCCCAGAGCCCACATTCCTGGAGAACGTGCTGCGCTATGGGCTCTTTTTTGGAGCCATTTTCCAGCTGATCTGTGTATTGGCCATAATCCTCCCAATTTCAAAGTCCCATAAGACA GACTCTGACAATTTTGAGTTTAAAAGTTCAGAGGTGGTGAAGAAGCCGAAGGTGGCTGCTCCGCAGCTGAGCAAGAAACCCAAGAAGGAAACCAAGAAGAAGAGATAA